Proteins encoded together in one Verrucomicrobiota bacterium window:
- the tyrS gene encoding tyrosine--tRNA ligase translates to MTAFDFEKNTEDAIGADELRERIALGKRLKVKLGVDPTRPDLTFGHLVVFNKLREFQDAGHEAILIIGDYTAMIGDPSGRSSTRPVLTAEDVETNSKTYLDQAFRVLDRERTTVRYNSEWFKDMSFADCLDLSRKMTVARMLERDDFSKRHQSNTPISIVEFLYPLIQGYDSLILDADVELGGSDQLFNMLVGRALQKDAGKPEQAVLTLPLLVGLDGHRKMSKSFDNYVSFNDSPSEMFGKVMSIPDETMWEYWRLLLLTGVEEIEDLKKGHPMDAKKGLAKELVSRFHSQEKGEESLRNFEQVFTRGENPEQMNEVSMAAFGLTAESTLVDAMANSDLFSSKKEIIRLIGQGAVKRNGSRIDDRSTSIGEVGEGQVIQAGKRKFFRLVS, encoded by the coding sequence ATGACCGCTTTTGACTTTGAGAAAAACACCGAAGACGCAATTGGTGCGGATGAACTCCGAGAGAGGATCGCTCTAGGGAAACGGTTGAAAGTGAAACTGGGGGTCGATCCTACACGTCCCGATCTTACCTTCGGTCATCTCGTGGTCTTCAACAAGTTGCGTGAGTTTCAGGACGCTGGCCACGAGGCGATATTGATCATTGGAGATTACACGGCCATGATTGGGGATCCGAGTGGACGGTCTTCGACCCGGCCCGTTTTGACTGCTGAGGATGTTGAAACAAACTCAAAGACTTACCTAGACCAAGCTTTCCGGGTGCTCGACAGAGAGAGGACTACGGTTCGCTACAACAGTGAATGGTTCAAGGACATGAGTTTTGCAGACTGTCTTGATCTCTCGCGTAAGATGACAGTGGCTCGTATGCTGGAGCGGGACGATTTTTCCAAAAGACATCAGTCGAACACACCGATCAGCATCGTAGAGTTTCTCTATCCGCTGATCCAAGGATACGACTCGTTGATTCTCGACGCAGATGTGGAGCTCGGAGGAAGCGATCAGCTCTTCAACATGCTGGTAGGAAGAGCCCTTCAGAAAGACGCCGGAAAACCTGAGCAGGCAGTATTGACGCTACCTCTTTTGGTGGGTTTGGACGGACATCGCAAAATGTCGAAATCGTTCGACAATTATGTCTCGTTCAACGATTCGCCGTCAGAAATGTTTGGTAAGGTGATGTCAATTCCCGACGAGACCATGTGGGAGTACTGGCGCCTGCTCCTGCTTACTGGGGTTGAGGAGATTGAAGATCTCAAAAAGGGTCATCCCATGGACGCCAAGAAGGGCTTGGCGAAGGAGTTAGTCAGTCGATTTCACTCTCAAGAGAAAGGGGAAGAGTCTTTGCGCAACTTTGAGCAGGTGTTCACCCGCGGAGAGAACCCAGAGCAAATGAACGAAGTTTCGATGGCCGCGTTTGGCTTAACGGCGGAATCCACTTTGGTGGATGCGATGGCGAACTCCGATCTGTTTTCGAGTAAGAAGGAGATTATCCGTCTTATTGGGCAGGGAGCGGTGAAGAGGAATGGGAGTCGGATCGATGACCGTTCTACATCGATCGGAGAAGTGGGTGAGGGACAGGTGATTCAGGCGGGGAAAAGAAAATTCTTCCGACTGGTTTCCTGA
- the aspS gene encoding aspartate--tRNA ligase, whose translation MKTRTNNCGELRKEAAGQSVVLAGWIDSVRDHGGVLFVDLRDREGITQVVFHPGDQTIDEALAHFKTESVLEIEGEVVLREPETINPRMATGEIEVQASRVELLNRSKTPPFPMDDEKAEKVNEDLRLRYRYMDLRRQRNLSVLQLRHRTSQAVRSYLDEQGFLEVETPSLFKSTPEGAREFLVPSRLNPNEFYALVQSPQQYKQMLMVAGVERYFQLARCFRDEDLRADRQPEFTQIDLEMSFIDREDLYELVEGLMKQVWKDALDVDIQTPFPRLSYKEAMERYGSDKPDTRFGMEIVDFSDVFASSGFKVFAGAVAVGGVVKAINAKGLADLTQGELKALEEAARSLGAKGLAFIKSDNGEWKSPILKFLSEEEKEDLRSRLEVEDGDVVFFAAGEWESAVTILGRVRLDSAKLLEKRGLLQRDPRDYRFLWVIEFPLMLFDEEAGRYIAAHHPFTSPVPEDADLLDSDPKAVRGQHYDLVLNGVELGGGSIRIHQPELQRKVFEDVLGLPKDVVEERFGYMLEAFSYGAPPHGGIAFGLDRLVAILAERSSIRDVIAFPKTQKGQDLMSSAPTPVTAKQLADLHIRNVEPIKEETE comes from the coding sequence ATGAAGACGCGGACGAATAATTGTGGAGAGTTGCGAAAGGAAGCGGCAGGTCAGTCGGTAGTCTTGGCAGGCTGGATTGACTCGGTTCGGGATCACGGTGGCGTCCTTTTTGTCGATCTGCGGGACCGGGAGGGGATCACTCAAGTCGTTTTCCACCCGGGCGACCAGACCATTGATGAGGCTTTGGCACATTTCAAAACGGAGTCCGTGCTTGAAATCGAAGGAGAGGTGGTTCTTCGCGAGCCGGAAACGATCAATCCACGGATGGCTACCGGTGAGATCGAAGTACAGGCCTCAAGGGTAGAGCTACTTAACCGATCGAAGACTCCGCCGTTTCCAATGGACGATGAGAAAGCGGAAAAGGTGAACGAGGACCTCCGCTTGCGTTATCGTTACATGGACCTCCGCCGCCAGAGGAATCTATCTGTTCTTCAGTTGCGCCATCGGACAAGTCAGGCAGTGAGAAGCTATCTCGACGAGCAGGGATTTTTAGAAGTGGAGACTCCATCGCTCTTCAAGAGCACGCCGGAGGGTGCTCGCGAATTTCTCGTGCCAAGTCGTCTTAATCCGAATGAATTCTACGCTCTGGTCCAGTCTCCCCAGCAGTACAAACAAATGCTAATGGTCGCAGGAGTGGAGCGCTACTTCCAGCTGGCGCGTTGCTTCCGTGATGAAGATTTGCGGGCTGACCGTCAGCCCGAGTTTACTCAAATCGATCTCGAGATGTCGTTTATCGACCGTGAGGATCTCTACGAGCTTGTTGAGGGATTGATGAAGCAAGTGTGGAAGGATGCACTGGATGTCGATATCCAGACTCCCTTTCCCCGATTGTCCTACAAGGAGGCAATGGAGCGCTATGGGAGTGACAAGCCCGATACCCGTTTCGGAATGGAGATTGTCGATTTCTCCGATGTCTTTGCTTCCTCAGGTTTCAAGGTTTTTGCCGGTGCGGTCGCAGTGGGAGGCGTTGTCAAAGCGATCAACGCCAAGGGTTTGGCCGATTTGACCCAAGGTGAATTGAAAGCTCTGGAGGAAGCCGCCCGATCTCTTGGGGCAAAGGGGCTCGCGTTTATCAAGTCGGATAACGGTGAATGGAAGTCTCCTATTTTGAAGTTTCTATCGGAAGAGGAGAAGGAAGATCTCCGCAGCCGTCTCGAGGTTGAGGATGGAGACGTCGTGTTTTTCGCAGCGGGTGAATGGGAGTCGGCGGTAACGATTCTTGGCAGGGTTCGGCTCGATTCGGCAAAACTCCTTGAGAAACGCGGACTACTGCAGCGCGACCCCCGCGATTACCGATTTCTTTGGGTAATTGAGTTCCCGTTGATGCTCTTTGATGAGGAAGCGGGTCGCTACATTGCGGCTCACCACCCATTCACTTCACCGGTTCCCGAGGATGCGGATCTGCTGGACTCAGATCCCAAAGCTGTCCGTGGACAGCATTACGATCTCGTCCTCAACGGGGTTGAACTGGGTGGGGGTAGTATTCGTATTCATCAGCCCGAACTGCAGCGAAAGGTATTCGAGGATGTCCTCGGCCTGCCCAAGGACGTAGTTGAGGAACGATTTGGATATATGCTGGAGGCATTTTCCTACGGGGCACCCCCTCATGGAGGGATTGCCTTTGGATTGGATCGCCTCGTTGCCATTCTTGCGGAACGGTCGAGTATTCGTGACGTGATCGCTTTCCCAAAGACCCAGAAGGGTCAGGACCTGATGTCGAGCGCTCCAACTCCGGTGACGGCCAAGCAACTGGCCGATCTTCACATTAGAAACGTGGAGCCAATCAAAGAGGAGACAGAGTAA
- a CDS encoding glycosyltransferase has product MTRWVVFLLGFFLLVAGCLPFASLARFDEPTVWRSFGFLFQAAGVALCWGFYPLRDRHSRLSVFLVVLVSITLRVILWPTPESDDVYRYRWEGTLVLSGINPFEKTADDPSLAEFQNEDWQRMNHKDRGTVYPPVAQFVFAGTQWLSGVVSQPLDKLVFVLFDLATLFVVFSLLRRRSLPSHFALLYSINPVILLSFAGEAHYDSLFVFLLTSAALALEKGWVRLSWLMLAISAQVKLVSLVLLPVWLLQRAFRGWWILPLLILVTWLPFVGALETWISSLKEFGGTSTFQGLIPLLLREFEISESLASPIGGVLGGCALLFIFWKGGSPSTLIRRVIGALILFSPILHFWYLSWFLPFLCLRPSLSWIWLCLSQSLYFLVWVQFEQTGYWELPDWAEWTIWGPFLVLGVFEGNRLRQQRRVRYSRESNDDERTIGVVIPTLNAGDTLAQCLDSISKGKRAPDGLIISDGGSTDNTLDIASQHGIQVVSSPRGRGSQIFTGIEAMETDWILIVHADCIIQPLVLSEIQSLDTSVVGGACGQRFLHPSSVLTLVEFMNEGRAVFGESYWGDQGIFLRRRYEKAWRSLEKFPLMEDVELSRLLRREGETVYLGRETKAGTAKWGRGTRFNRFILVFATVIRFRLAGLVGKQAESAKTLYSRYYGK; this is encoded by the coding sequence ATGACCCGTTGGGTTGTCTTCTTACTCGGGTTTTTCCTCCTAGTCGCTGGTTGCCTTCCGTTTGCGTCTCTTGCTCGGTTTGATGAACCAACGGTCTGGCGCTCGTTTGGATTTCTCTTCCAAGCGGCTGGAGTGGCCCTTTGCTGGGGTTTCTATCCTCTGCGGGATCGGCATTCCCGCTTGAGTGTTTTCTTGGTCGTTCTGGTGTCTATCACCCTGCGGGTGATTCTCTGGCCTACTCCGGAAAGCGATGATGTCTATCGATACCGCTGGGAAGGAACCCTTGTGCTCTCCGGAATCAATCCCTTCGAAAAAACGGCTGATGATCCTTCACTCGCTGAGTTTCAAAACGAAGACTGGCAGCGAATGAATCACAAAGATCGGGGCACAGTCTATCCTCCGGTTGCACAATTCGTATTCGCAGGCACTCAGTGGCTCTCGGGAGTTGTCTCTCAACCTCTTGATAAACTGGTCTTCGTGCTTTTCGATCTGGCAACCCTGTTCGTTGTCTTCTCCTTGCTGAGACGGCGATCCTTGCCGAGCCATTTCGCGCTTCTTTACTCGATCAATCCGGTTATTCTCCTGTCATTCGCAGGTGAGGCCCACTATGACTCGCTTTTCGTTTTTCTTCTTACTTCAGCAGCCTTAGCTCTAGAGAAGGGGTGGGTGCGGCTCTCGTGGCTGATGCTTGCGATCTCTGCTCAGGTCAAATTGGTAAGCCTTGTTCTTCTCCCCGTCTGGCTTCTCCAAAGAGCCTTTCGTGGATGGTGGATTCTACCCCTCTTGATCCTAGTGACCTGGCTTCCGTTTGTAGGAGCTCTGGAAACCTGGATCAGTTCTCTCAAAGAATTTGGAGGAACCTCTACCTTTCAGGGATTAATTCCACTCCTTCTTAGAGAATTTGAGATTTCAGAAAGCCTTGCCTCTCCAATCGGAGGAGTTCTGGGCGGTTGTGCTCTGCTCTTCATTTTTTGGAAAGGAGGTTCCCCTTCGACGCTTATCCGAAGAGTCATCGGTGCCCTCATTCTTTTCAGTCCGATTCTTCACTTTTGGTACCTCAGCTGGTTCCTCCCCTTTCTCTGCCTGAGGCCCTCTCTTAGCTGGATTTGGCTATGCCTATCGCAGAGCTTGTACTTTCTCGTTTGGGTCCAATTCGAACAAACGGGATACTGGGAGCTGCCAGACTGGGCAGAATGGACGATCTGGGGACCTTTTCTGGTTCTGGGAGTTTTTGAAGGAAATCGTCTGCGTCAGCAGAGAAGAGTTCGTTACAGCAGAGAGAGTAATGACGATGAACGGACGATTGGAGTCGTCATACCGACCCTCAACGCCGGAGATACCTTGGCTCAATGTCTTGATTCGATCTCGAAGGGAAAACGAGCCCCAGACGGATTGATTATTTCAGATGGTGGCTCAACCGACAACACTCTCGACATTGCCTCCCAGCATGGAATTCAAGTGGTTTCCTCTCCTCGTGGACGTGGATCTCAAATCTTCACCGGTATCGAAGCGATGGAGACGGACTGGATACTGATTGTTCACGCAGATTGTATCATTCAACCCCTCGTCTTGTCAGAGATCCAGTCACTCGACACCTCGGTAGTGGGAGGTGCCTGTGGTCAGCGCTTTCTCCACCCCTCCAGCGTGCTCACTCTGGTCGAATTTATGAACGAAGGTCGGGCAGTCTTCGGCGAATCCTATTGGGGCGATCAGGGAATATTTCTTCGCCGCCGTTATGAAAAAGCTTGGAGGAGCCTCGAGAAGTTTCCACTCATGGAAGATGTGGAACTCAGTCGGCTTTTGAGGCGAGAGGGAGAGACTGTTTACCTAGGACGAGAGACAAAAGCAGGAACAGCGAAGTGGGGCCGAGGGACCAGATTCAATAGATTCATCCTCGTTTTTGCCACTGTCATTCGGTTCCGGCTGGCCGGCCTGGTAGGCAAGCAAGCCGAAAGCGCCAAAACACTCTACAGCCGCTACTACGGCAAGTAA
- a CDS encoding cupin domain-containing protein translates to MKLKVRNLFEKPEGVGEDFYPLLTNPALKLEHIVSRGANSDEEFWYDQETDEWVVLLKGTAVLEKENGELIPLKGGDHLVIPAHCRHRVASTSSDAHWLALHCAEPLV, encoded by the coding sequence ATGAAATTAAAGGTTAGAAACCTCTTCGAGAAGCCGGAAGGGGTCGGCGAGGACTTTTACCCCCTGCTGACAAACCCCGCTCTAAAACTCGAGCACATCGTATCCCGCGGAGCCAACAGCGACGAAGAGTTCTGGTATGATCAGGAAACCGATGAATGGGTAGTCCTTCTGAAAGGGACAGCCGTTCTCGAAAAAGAAAATGGAGAGTTAATCCCTTTGAAGGGCGGCGACCATCTCGTGATTCCCGCCCATTGTCGCCACCGAGTTGCCTCAACTTCGAGCGATGCGCACTGGCTCGCCCTGCACTGCGCTGAACCGTTGGTTTGA
- a CDS encoding M20/M25/M40 family metallo-hydrolase: MAKSLPDLRLYFRLAFTRYTFVLGFPEHNEELVTSALLFPRESAPWPFMTDPIQLLSEYIFFPSVSTDPKARDGMRGAIDFASRRLQTLGFAVEEIPTPLHPILYAERFVGEGLPHILIYGHYDVQPAEPLELWTKPPFEAEVRDNRLYGRGSADNKGPQIVHMAALEQALEKNPDLPLNITYFIEGEEEIGSPSFRGFLKEYKERLAKADFVLLSDTGSPSPDQIVITTALRGLVSLQVELTGPRMDLHSGIHGGAVRNPIQALATLLATLHKEDGSVNLPGFYDGVSLPEPWEREELSLHPSNEEEYAEFLSVDEFFTAPGYSALEAVRFGPTLEINGIGGGFQGEGQKTVIPSKAFAKITCRLVAGQDAAHIEELLIKCLKERTPSGVRLEVEAHGRGNPYSIVPPGHSNTPSDQSSAIQKGFSVVESAITKSFGKRPLYLREGGSVPIIADLKDIVGLDTIMVGLFTPEDNLHAPDESFHLDILRNGISAFAEVFEELAAKGALRLTSFGS; encoded by the coding sequence GTGGCTAAGTCTTTACCAGACCTTCGTCTATATTTCCGTTTGGCTTTCACGCGTTACACCTTCGTCCTCGGTTTCCCAGAACATAACGAAGAACTCGTCACCTCTGCGTTGCTTTTCCCACGGGAATCAGCACCGTGGCCGTTTATGACTGATCCAATTCAGCTTCTCAGCGAGTACATTTTTTTTCCCAGTGTCTCCACTGATCCAAAAGCAAGAGATGGGATGAGAGGTGCCATTGATTTTGCGTCAAGGCGGCTTCAGACCCTGGGGTTTGCTGTCGAAGAAATACCTACCCCACTCCATCCAATTCTCTACGCAGAGCGGTTCGTTGGTGAAGGACTGCCTCATATTTTGATCTATGGTCACTACGACGTGCAGCCGGCCGAACCTCTGGAACTGTGGACAAAACCACCTTTTGAGGCCGAAGTCCGTGACAACCGTCTCTATGGAAGGGGCTCGGCAGACAACAAAGGACCCCAAATCGTTCACATGGCTGCTCTTGAGCAGGCCTTGGAGAAAAATCCAGATCTACCTCTTAACATCACTTACTTTATCGAAGGCGAAGAGGAGATTGGGAGCCCGAGTTTTAGAGGTTTTTTGAAGGAATATAAGGAGAGGCTCGCTAAGGCCGATTTTGTTCTGCTTTCAGACACGGGTAGCCCATCGCCTGACCAAATAGTGATTACAACCGCTCTTAGGGGACTTGTATCGCTCCAAGTAGAACTCACCGGGCCTCGAATGGATCTTCACTCAGGCATTCACGGAGGAGCGGTTCGCAACCCTATTCAAGCCTTGGCCACTCTCCTCGCAACGCTTCACAAGGAGGATGGTTCCGTCAATCTACCTGGATTCTACGATGGCGTCTCACTGCCCGAGCCATGGGAGCGGGAAGAACTCTCCCTTCATCCATCCAATGAAGAAGAATACGCCGAGTTTCTCTCAGTAGACGAGTTTTTCACTGCGCCCGGCTACTCCGCTCTGGAAGCGGTTCGTTTTGGTCCCACGCTGGAGATCAATGGTATTGGTGGAGGTTTTCAGGGAGAGGGACAAAAGACAGTGATTCCGAGCAAAGCTTTCGCCAAGATCACTTGCCGATTGGTAGCTGGTCAGGACGCAGCTCATATCGAAGAGCTACTGATCAAGTGCCTAAAGGAAAGAACACCTTCGGGAGTCCGTCTTGAGGTAGAAGCGCATGGACGTGGAAATCCTTACTCGATCGTTCCACCCGGGCACTCCAACACCCCTTCGGATCAAAGTTCGGCAATCCAAAAAGGCTTTTCTGTAGTCGAGTCAGCAATCACAAAGTCGTTCGGTAAGCGGCCGCTCTACCTGAGGGAAGGTGGCAGCGTTCCCATTATCGCGGACCTTAAGGACATTGTCGGGCTCGATACCATCATGGTCGGCTTATTCACCCCAGAGGACAATCTTCATGCTCCCGACGAAAGTTTCCATTTGGATATCCTCCGCAATGGAATCAGCGCGTTTGCGGAGGTGTTTGAAGAGCTGGCAGCAAAAGGGGCACTTCGA
- the aroB gene encoding 3-dehydroquinate synthase, whose product MESLTVQLGERSYPIRIGFELFESLTEASHLNRQIRAGRRCAIVVDSTVRETHGRLIEEAFPGIPQFTVPAGEESKSLSQAEEVLEFLADNHLDRSSFVIAVGGGVVGDLAGFCAATYLRGVDYFQIPTTLLSMVDSSVGGKTGVNLVAGKNLVGAFLQPNGVAAWLPFLETLPEREFAAGMAEVIKYGILADEDLFHLLEKTGRLDARSPILESVVLRCCAIKARIVAEDETELAQEGGRALLNLGHTFGHAIEAVAAYKTYLHGEAISIGMILAAEFSARNGFLESSAVTRIRDLILANGLPSTLSAPLSVDDLLAAMGRDKKNREGKIRLVVIDEIGKARTQEIADSVLLEELWKEAGAQ is encoded by the coding sequence ATGGAATCTCTTACCGTTCAACTGGGGGAACGCTCCTACCCGATCCGGATCGGATTTGAACTCTTTGAGAGTCTAACGGAGGCATCTCACTTGAATCGACAGATTCGGGCAGGTCGTCGCTGCGCAATCGTTGTCGACTCGACCGTAAGAGAGACTCATGGCAGACTCATTGAAGAAGCGTTTCCTGGGATTCCTCAATTCACAGTTCCAGCTGGGGAAGAATCAAAGTCATTGTCGCAGGCGGAGGAAGTCCTCGAGTTTCTTGCTGACAATCACCTTGACCGAAGCTCTTTTGTCATTGCTGTAGGCGGCGGCGTAGTCGGAGATCTCGCAGGATTTTGCGCCGCAACGTACTTACGGGGAGTCGATTACTTCCAGATTCCTACGACCCTCCTTTCAATGGTGGATAGCTCGGTCGGCGGCAAGACGGGGGTAAATCTGGTCGCTGGCAAAAACCTCGTCGGGGCTTTTCTCCAGCCGAACGGAGTCGCGGCATGGCTACCTTTTCTCGAAACTCTCCCAGAAAGAGAATTCGCTGCAGGAATGGCCGAGGTCATCAAATACGGAATACTGGCCGACGAAGATCTATTCCACCTTTTGGAAAAGACAGGTAGACTAGATGCCCGTTCTCCCATTCTCGAAAGTGTCGTCCTTCGATGCTGCGCAATCAAAGCGCGGATCGTCGCAGAGGATGAAACCGAGCTGGCTCAGGAGGGCGGAAGAGCCCTGCTGAATCTAGGCCACACTTTTGGCCATGCGATTGAAGCCGTGGCTGCCTACAAAACCTATCTTCACGGAGAGGCGATCAGCATCGGTATGATCCTTGCCGCTGAGTTTTCCGCACGGAATGGATTTCTCGAGTCTTCTGCGGTAACGAGAATCCGTGACCTCATCCTGGCCAACGGTTTACCTTCAACACTTTCCGCTCCCCTTTCAGTTGACGATCTCCTGGCGGCTATGGGTCGAGACAAAAAGAACCGGGAAGGAAAAATTCGCCTAGTTGTAATCGATGAAATCGGGAAAGCACGGACTCAGGAAATCGCAGATTCCGTCCTCTTGGAGGAACTCTGGAAAGAAGCGGGAGCCCAGTAA
- a CDS encoding glycosyltransferase: protein MNIFEWFLASVYLLAGCLLFLYGLNCYWQVFFFLRGRAFLERQDQRAREVEEKLWRDESSLPVVTTQIPLYNEFNVAERIMRAVASIDYPLERHQIQVLDDSNDETCAVIDRVADALREEGHWVDVFRRENREGFKAGALKAGLEEAKGEFVSIFDGDFVPKADFLRKTLPLLLDDFRLGLVQGRWSHLNPKENILCRAQSVGIDGHFSIEQSARSSNGLFFNFNGTAGVWRKETIYDCGNWEGDTLTEDMDLSYRAQLAGWRFAFKSDAVVPAELPSTFTAFKNQQFRWAKGSIQTAKKLFPRVWRSGHSLVVRIQALLHMTHYAIHPVTLTVALLSLPILFILPEELHVLLRSFGVAAILVAALGPNSLYLVGQRHLYPETWPKRVVLLPLLTVIGLGISVSNSRGVISGIFGKDSEFVRTPKKGSNNAVTYRAKASWVVGAEIFLGFYCMISFILHVYLGIWGISPFLFLYTIGYLFVGFLSLWEIIDFNPRRLRSNRRKIPRSESQTARTVG, encoded by the coding sequence ATGAATATCTTCGAATGGTTCTTAGCATCCGTTTACCTACTGGCAGGATGCTTGCTTTTTCTTTACGGGCTAAACTGTTACTGGCAGGTATTCTTTTTTCTGCGCGGACGCGCTTTCCTCGAGCGACAGGATCAGCGAGCCCGAGAGGTCGAGGAGAAGCTTTGGAGGGATGAATCGTCCCTTCCTGTGGTGACGACGCAGATCCCTCTCTACAACGAATTCAATGTAGCCGAGCGAATCATGAGGGCTGTCGCGTCGATTGACTACCCTTTGGAGAGGCACCAAATCCAGGTGTTGGATGATTCCAATGATGAGACTTGTGCGGTGATCGACCGGGTCGCTGATGCTCTAAGGGAGGAGGGTCATTGGGTGGATGTTTTTCGGCGGGAAAACCGGGAGGGATTCAAAGCCGGCGCTCTTAAGGCAGGTCTTGAAGAGGCCAAGGGAGAATTTGTTTCGATCTTTGACGGCGACTTTGTGCCCAAGGCAGATTTTCTGCGCAAGACCCTTCCTCTTTTATTGGACGACTTTCGTCTAGGACTCGTCCAAGGAAGGTGGAGCCACCTCAATCCCAAGGAGAATATTCTCTGCCGAGCTCAATCCGTCGGAATCGATGGCCACTTCTCGATCGAACAATCCGCACGGTCTTCCAATGGTCTCTTTTTTAATTTCAACGGAACTGCAGGGGTTTGGCGCAAGGAAACCATCTACGACTGTGGAAATTGGGAGGGGGACACCTTAACCGAGGATATGGACCTTAGCTATCGGGCTCAGCTAGCCGGATGGCGATTTGCTTTCAAAAGTGATGCAGTTGTTCCTGCAGAGCTTCCCTCCACCTTCACCGCTTTCAAAAATCAGCAGTTTCGCTGGGCCAAAGGCTCCATTCAAACAGCGAAGAAGCTCTTTCCACGTGTTTGGAGATCGGGACATTCGCTGGTGGTGCGTATACAGGCCCTTCTACACATGACCCACTACGCAATTCACCCGGTAACGCTCACGGTCGCACTATTGAGTCTTCCGATTCTCTTTATCCTTCCGGAGGAGCTACACGTTCTTCTCCGGTCATTCGGAGTCGCCGCGATTCTCGTTGCTGCCCTTGGGCCAAACTCTCTTTACCTTGTCGGCCAACGCCACCTCTATCCGGAGACTTGGCCTAAACGAGTCGTCCTTTTGCCTCTTCTTACGGTGATCGGGTTGGGGATTTCAGTCTCCAACAGTAGAGGAGTGATCAGCGGTATTTTTGGAAAGGACAGCGAGTTTGTCCGCACTCCAAAGAAGGGATCCAACAACGCAGTTACCTACCGCGCTAAAGCCTCATGGGTAGTCGGAGCGGAGATTTTCCTCGGGTTTTACTGCATGATTTCGTTTATCCTCCACGTCTACCTCGGAATCTGGGGTATCTCTCCTTTCCTTTTTCTCTACACTATTGGTTACCTCTTCGTTGGTTTCCTCTCCCTGTGGGAAATCATTGATTTCAATCCTCGTAGGCTCCGCAGCAACAGGCGTAAGATTCCGCGCTCAGAATCTCAAACGGCCCGAACTGTCGGCTGA
- a CDS encoding alpha/beta fold hydrolase has translation MHFWIRFILIVGIAMGCGCGLRPLERSGEASFIGEKRWQSTDGFTHTYQVWEQSKQPKAAWILVHGFAGAASDLTPLAEAASDWGDVVYAINLRGMGPDVDTDLKGDVESPFEWPRDLGEFMRLVAEQHPETPIYLVGESLGVSITIVSLYRDPNETVPLAGVVMLSPVVEFGLEATALQRFMGQIFLTLVPTRRINLVDLGDEQGVEERPPITPLPEEQKALEEAPHRIDEVTLRFLVSSIELVNSTEPLVESISGVPRLIAYGGKDAFIPAARIDEFAGAVTDLEGPTEVIFYPEGHHLLLRDYPKEDLLVEIESWRFGVAEAEE, from the coding sequence GTGCACTTTTGGATTCGGTTTATTCTCATAGTTGGTATTGCGATGGGCTGCGGTTGCGGACTTCGTCCTTTGGAGAGATCAGGCGAGGCCTCCTTTATCGGAGAGAAGCGCTGGCAATCGACGGATGGATTTACTCATACGTATCAGGTTTGGGAACAATCCAAACAACCAAAGGCAGCGTGGATTCTCGTGCACGGGTTTGCGGGTGCCGCGAGCGACCTCACTCCTTTAGCAGAAGCTGCCTCTGATTGGGGTGATGTTGTCTACGCAATCAACCTGCGGGGAATGGGTCCTGACGTAGATACGGACCTGAAAGGAGATGTGGAATCTCCTTTCGAGTGGCCGAGAGACCTTGGAGAGTTCATGAGGTTGGTAGCCGAGCAGCATCCGGAAACTCCGATCTACTTGGTGGGAGAAAGCCTTGGAGTCTCGATCACGATCGTGTCCCTCTACCGAGACCCGAATGAAACCGTTCCGCTTGCAGGGGTTGTCATGCTCTCTCCTGTGGTCGAGTTTGGTCTCGAAGCGACCGCTCTGCAGAGATTTATGGGCCAAATATTTCTGACTTTGGTTCCTACCCGAAGAATCAACCTTGTCGATCTCGGGGACGAGCAAGGCGTGGAGGAAAGACCGCCAATTACACCTCTTCCAGAAGAACAAAAAGCACTCGAAGAGGCTCCCCACCGAATCGATGAGGTGACCCTGCGGTTCCTCGTTTCGTCGATTGAGCTGGTCAATTCGACAGAACCCCTAGTCGAATCGATAAGCGGTGTCCCACGACTGATCGCCTATGGAGGAAAGGATGCCTTTATCCCGGCGGCCCGTATCGATGAATTCGCCGGAGCGGTAACGGACCTCGAAGGACCGACGGAGGTTATCTTCTACCCTGAAGGTCACCATCTTCTTCTCAGAGACTACCCTAAGGAGGATCTCCTGGTTGAGATTGAGTCCTGGCGTTTTGGAGTCGCCGAGGCAGAGGAATGA